A genome region from Conger conger chromosome 16, fConCon1.1, whole genome shotgun sequence includes the following:
- the LOC133114417 gene encoding epsin-3-like isoform X1 — protein MMTSSLRRQMKNMVNNYTEAEVKVREATSNDPWEPPGPLMEEISDLTFNAVAFPEVMGIIWKRLNDHGKNWRHVYKALSLLEYLIKTGSDRVGKQCRENAVALQTLRDFQHTDRDGRDQGAIVRDKARQVVALLRDEDRLKRARSQSLKSRERAACSASAGEYGDLPPPYPGRRSSQPAMGTAYGGERARGSPSFSSSFSSPRCLSDLEEARPQTSGEEELQLQLALAMSQEESGKPKKVTFPPPVDSDERTQLQMALNLSQEEPVQSTPPIPSSVEMDEDTQLQLALSLSKAAHQEEQLSRAGEETLLRKALEESKREMDGGGEESAMKDLADIFGPGAAAPLSVDPWDQPPPWAKPANVVTSDPWDSLGDRSTTPVIDNSWMGHPAAGSPLKPWDPSQPPPAPWDAPRNISTTIHTGSSGVDPFCTVAKESQTPRDSPRRTPSRSGSPTDGDLFGEPGMGAQLIGRKQSSPEPFDLSRLREGLADPTPRTSRTPESFLDPTVASLVNLDSLIPYNPTATTTNPFLTEPSASVAPNPFQSELPRLTLNQMRPDSPSSLPSSSSLPPSFSLQPPILPSSFTHPPTFPPSQGLLDVLPSLPQPLLPLSTVPPSGQQGDQQAQNPFL, from the exons ATGATGACATCATCTCTGCGACGGCAGATGAAGAACATGGTGAACAACTACACGGAGGCGGAGGTCAAGGTTCGCGAGGCGACCTCCAACGACCCCTGGGAGCCTCCGGGCCCGCTGATGGAGGAGATCTCCGACCTGACCTTCAACGCCGTGGCCTTCCCGGAGGTGATGGGCATCATCTGGAAGCGGCTGAACGACCACGGCAAGAACTGGCGGCACGTCTACAAGGCCCTGTCGCTGCTGGAGTACCTGATCAAGACCGGGTCGGACCGCGTGGGGAAGCAGTGCCGGGAGAACGCGGtggccctccagaccctgcgCGACTTCCAGCACACGGACCGCGACGGGCGCGACCAGGGCGCCATCGTGCGGGACAAGGCGCGGCAGGTGGTGGCGCTGCTGCGGGACGAGGATAGGCTGAAGAGGGCGCGCTCGCAGTCGCTGAAGAGCCGGGAGCGCGCGGCCTGCTCTGCCTCGGCGGGGGAGTACGGAGACCTGCCCCCGCCCTACCCCGGCCGCCGCTCCAGCCAGCCCGCCATGGGCACTGCgtacgggggagagagagccaggggcTCCCCCTCCTTCAGCT cctcctTTTCCTCCCCTCGCTGTCTCTCTGATCTGGAGGAGGCGCGCCCACAGACCAGCGgggaggaggagctgcagctgcagctggcgCTGGCCATGAGCCAGGAGGAGAGCGGGAAG CCCAAAAAGGTAACCTTCCCCCCGCCTGTGGACTCGGATGAGCGGACCCAACTTCAGATGGCACTTAACCTGAGCCAAGAGGAGCCTGTCCAG TCGACTCCCCCCATCCCCAGCAGCGTGGAGATGGATGAAGATACCCAGCTTCAGCTGGCCCTGAGTCTGAGCAAAGCGGCACACCAAGAG GAGCAGCTCAGTCGTGCAGGAGAAGAGACGCTCCTGCGCAAAGCCCTggaggagagcaagagagagatggacggaggaggagaggag TCAGCCATGAAGGATCTGGCAGATATTTTTGGCCCTGGCGCTGCAGCGCCCCTGAGTGTTGACCCCTGGGACCAACCACCTCCCTGGGCCAAGCCTGCCAATgtggtgacctctgacccctgggaCTCTTTGG GGGATCGCTCTACCACTCCTGTGATTGACAACTCATGGATGGGTCATCCAGCTGCTGGCAGCCCCCTGAAGCCATGGGATCCTAGTCAACCCCCTCCAGCCCCATGGGACGCCCCAAGGAACATCTCCACCACCATCCACACAG GGTCTTCTGGAGTCGATCCATTCTGTACTGTGGCAAAGGAATCTCAGACACCCCGGGACTCCCCCAGACGTACTCCTTCCCGTTCTGGAAGTCCCACAG ATGGGGACCTATTTGGGGAACCAGGAATGGGGGCACAGCTGATTGGCCGTAAGCAAAGCAGCCCGGAGCCCTTTGACCTGTCCCGTCTCAGGGAGGGTCTGGCCGACCCCACCCCCCGAACCTCCCGGACCCCCGAGTCCTTCCTTGACCCAACCGTGGCCTCTCTGGTCAATCTGGACAGCCTGATACCCTACAACCCAACTGCCACAACCACCAACCCCTTCCTGACAG AACCGAGTGCTTCCGTAGCCCCCAACCCTTTCCAAAGTGAGCTGCCTCGTCTCACCTTGAACCAGATGAGGCCAgattctccctcttctctccccagcagttcctccctccccccgtccTTCAGCCTCCAGCCCCCAATCCTGCCCTCCTCCTTCACCCATCCCCCTACCTTCCCACCATCCCAGGGTCTGCTAGATGTGCTtcccagcctgccccagcccCTACTGCCCCTCTCTACAGTGCCCCCTTCTGGACAGCAAGGTGACCAGCAGGCTCAGAACCCTTTCTTGTGA
- the LOC133114417 gene encoding epsin-3-like isoform X2, which translates to MMTSSLRRQMKNMVNNYTEAEVKVREATSNDPWEPPGPLMEEISDLTFNAVAFPEVMGIIWKRLNDHGKNWRHVYKALSLLEYLIKTGSDRVGKQCRENAVALQTLRDFQHTDRDGRDQGAIVRDKARQVVALLRDEDRLKRARSQSLKSRERAACSASAGEYGDLPPPYPGRRSSQPAMGTAYGGERARGSPSFSSSFSSPRCLSDLEEARPQTSGEEELQLQLALAMSQEESGKPKKVTFPPPVDSDERTQLQMALNLSQEEPVQSTPPIPSSVEMDEDTQLQLALSLSKAAHQEEQLSRAGEETLLRKALEESKREMDGGGEESAMKDLADIFGPGAAAPLSVDPWDQPPPWAKPANVVTSDPWDSLGDRSTTPVIDNSWMGHPAAGSPLKPWDPSQPPPAPWDAPRNISTTIHTDGDLFGEPGMGAQLIGRKQSSPEPFDLSRLREGLADPTPRTSRTPESFLDPTVASLVNLDSLIPYNPTATTTNPFLTEPSASVAPNPFQSELPRLTLNQMRPDSPSSLPSSSSLPPSFSLQPPILPSSFTHPPTFPPSQGLLDVLPSLPQPLLPLSTVPPSGQQGDQQAQNPFL; encoded by the exons ATGATGACATCATCTCTGCGACGGCAGATGAAGAACATGGTGAACAACTACACGGAGGCGGAGGTCAAGGTTCGCGAGGCGACCTCCAACGACCCCTGGGAGCCTCCGGGCCCGCTGATGGAGGAGATCTCCGACCTGACCTTCAACGCCGTGGCCTTCCCGGAGGTGATGGGCATCATCTGGAAGCGGCTGAACGACCACGGCAAGAACTGGCGGCACGTCTACAAGGCCCTGTCGCTGCTGGAGTACCTGATCAAGACCGGGTCGGACCGCGTGGGGAAGCAGTGCCGGGAGAACGCGGtggccctccagaccctgcgCGACTTCCAGCACACGGACCGCGACGGGCGCGACCAGGGCGCCATCGTGCGGGACAAGGCGCGGCAGGTGGTGGCGCTGCTGCGGGACGAGGATAGGCTGAAGAGGGCGCGCTCGCAGTCGCTGAAGAGCCGGGAGCGCGCGGCCTGCTCTGCCTCGGCGGGGGAGTACGGAGACCTGCCCCCGCCCTACCCCGGCCGCCGCTCCAGCCAGCCCGCCATGGGCACTGCgtacgggggagagagagccaggggcTCCCCCTCCTTCAGCT cctcctTTTCCTCCCCTCGCTGTCTCTCTGATCTGGAGGAGGCGCGCCCACAGACCAGCGgggaggaggagctgcagctgcagctggcgCTGGCCATGAGCCAGGAGGAGAGCGGGAAG CCCAAAAAGGTAACCTTCCCCCCGCCTGTGGACTCGGATGAGCGGACCCAACTTCAGATGGCACTTAACCTGAGCCAAGAGGAGCCTGTCCAG TCGACTCCCCCCATCCCCAGCAGCGTGGAGATGGATGAAGATACCCAGCTTCAGCTGGCCCTGAGTCTGAGCAAAGCGGCACACCAAGAG GAGCAGCTCAGTCGTGCAGGAGAAGAGACGCTCCTGCGCAAAGCCCTggaggagagcaagagagagatggacggaggaggagaggag TCAGCCATGAAGGATCTGGCAGATATTTTTGGCCCTGGCGCTGCAGCGCCCCTGAGTGTTGACCCCTGGGACCAACCACCTCCCTGGGCCAAGCCTGCCAATgtggtgacctctgacccctgggaCTCTTTGG GGGATCGCTCTACCACTCCTGTGATTGACAACTCATGGATGGGTCATCCAGCTGCTGGCAGCCCCCTGAAGCCATGGGATCCTAGTCAACCCCCTCCAGCCCCATGGGACGCCCCAAGGAACATCTCCACCACCATCCACACAG ATGGGGACCTATTTGGGGAACCAGGAATGGGGGCACAGCTGATTGGCCGTAAGCAAAGCAGCCCGGAGCCCTTTGACCTGTCCCGTCTCAGGGAGGGTCTGGCCGACCCCACCCCCCGAACCTCCCGGACCCCCGAGTCCTTCCTTGACCCAACCGTGGCCTCTCTGGTCAATCTGGACAGCCTGATACCCTACAACCCAACTGCCACAACCACCAACCCCTTCCTGACAG AACCGAGTGCTTCCGTAGCCCCCAACCCTTTCCAAAGTGAGCTGCCTCGTCTCACCTTGAACCAGATGAGGCCAgattctccctcttctctccccagcagttcctccctccccccgtccTTCAGCCTCCAGCCCCCAATCCTGCCCTCCTCCTTCACCCATCCCCCTACCTTCCCACCATCCCAGGGTCTGCTAGATGTGCTtcccagcctgccccagcccCTACTGCCCCTCTCTACAGTGCCCCCTTCTGGACAGCAAGGTGACCAGCAGGCTCAGAACCCTTTCTTGTGA